The Psychrobacter arenosus region ACGATAAAGGAATTCGCCGTTTTGGTAGCAATCAAGTCCTCTTTTTGCAGGCCGGCATTGATGTAAAAGGGATTCATAATGGGCCCTAGACCTCCCGCTAACGTGCTAATAAACGCCACGAGGAAGCCTAAAGGAATAAAACCAACCTTGGGCATAACAAAAGCTTTAGCGACTTTGCCAAATCGGTACTGCAGTATAGTAGAGACTAAAAATACGCCTACCACCAACTGAATCCAGTGAGCGTCTAACTTACTAAATAGTAGCCCTGCTAGCCAAGCTCCAAGTAGAGCACTGGGGGCATAATAGCGCACCAGTTGCCAGTCAATATCGCGCCAAAAAAGATAGAGACGGACAGGTTGGCTGACAAAATTACCTAAGTTGATGACCGGTGGCGCAGCGGCTGGCCCAAGCAACCAAGAAACTATAGGAATCAGCATGAGCGCACCGCCGCCACCTGAAACCGTAGAGATAATAAAGGCT contains the following coding sequences:
- a CDS encoding sulfite exporter TauE/SafE family protein, producing the protein MLEVLSQLSVDTSLWLYGWLFIAGAIAFIISTVSGGGGALMLIPIVSWLLGPAAAPPVINLGNFVSQPVRLYLFWRDIDWQLVRYYAPSALLGAWLAGLLFSKLDAHWIQLVVGVFLVSTILQYRFGKVAKAFVMPKVGFIPLGFLVAFISTLAGGLGPIMNPFYINAGLQKEDLIATKTANSFIVGFAQIGSYTFFGVLTGKLWLFGLILGLGAALGNVIGKRFLSNMSVQQFRIALVILMVISGLVMIYNNWEILLPASLIH